In Luteitalea sp., one DNA window encodes the following:
- a CDS encoding heavy metal translocating P-type ATPase has translation MFRDRFWLTLALTIPTLIWSHELQAWLGYTAPVFPGSAYIPPLFGTAVYVYGGRVFLQGAFEELRRRLPGMMILIGLAITVAFVFSVAVTLGYRGMALWWELSTLVTIMLLGHWIEMRSIFQAQGALKELARLLPNTAVRVKGDTTDEVAIAELRDDDVVLIRPGASVPADGIVQSGTSDVDEAMITGESRPLRKEPGAKVIAGTVNATGSLRVVVTGTGDRTALAGIMRLVEQAQASRSRAQALADRAAYFLTLVAIGAGTLTLIPWTVLGAEKAWVIERVVTVLVIACPHALGLAVPLVIAISTTLGARSGLLVRDRRGLEEARTLTTVIFDKTGTLTRGAFRVVDVATQDGLAPEEALRLAAALERDSEHTIAQGIVKSAEEQGIAVPTAEDFQAIPGHGVKARVDGRELHVGGPALLRRLDAAPEARLREAADRAAARGQSAIYLLEGARPLAVFAVADAIREESFEAVQKLHANGIAVVMLTGDSKAVAQAVADELGIDRVYAEVLPDQKAATVEELQRQGKRVAMVGDGVNDAPALLTADVGIAIGAGTDVAVEAGDVVLVRNDPRDVARIIGLSKASYRKMVQNLWWAAGYNVVAIPRAAGVLAGQGFVLHPAAGAVLMSASTVIVALNAQLLRRAVL, from the coding sequence GCTCGGCGTACATTCCACCATTGTTCGGCACCGCCGTGTATGTGTACGGCGGGCGCGTCTTCCTCCAGGGCGCCTTCGAAGAGCTGCGGCGCCGGCTGCCAGGCATGATGATCCTGATCGGGCTGGCGATCACCGTGGCCTTTGTCTTCAGCGTCGCCGTCACGCTGGGCTATCGAGGAATGGCGCTGTGGTGGGAGTTGTCGACGCTCGTCACCATCATGCTCCTGGGGCACTGGATTGAGATGCGGTCGATCTTCCAGGCGCAAGGGGCGCTCAAGGAGCTGGCACGGCTACTGCCGAACACCGCGGTACGCGTCAAAGGCGACACCACGGACGAAGTCGCGATTGCGGAGCTCCGAGACGATGACGTCGTATTGATCCGGCCTGGCGCCAGCGTGCCGGCGGACGGCATCGTACAGTCGGGCACGAGCGACGTGGACGAAGCGATGATCACCGGTGAGTCCAGGCCCCTGCGCAAGGAGCCTGGGGCCAAGGTCATTGCCGGTACCGTGAACGCCACCGGCTCACTGCGCGTCGTCGTCACAGGCACCGGCGATCGCACCGCGCTTGCCGGCATCATGCGGCTCGTCGAGCAGGCACAGGCATCGCGCTCGCGCGCGCAGGCGCTCGCCGATCGTGCGGCGTACTTCCTGACGCTGGTCGCGATTGGCGCGGGCACCCTCACGCTGATCCCGTGGACCGTCCTGGGCGCAGAGAAGGCCTGGGTCATCGAACGGGTGGTGACGGTGCTGGTCATTGCCTGTCCGCACGCGCTGGGGTTGGCGGTCCCGCTCGTGATCGCGATTTCCACGACGCTCGGTGCGCGTAGCGGGCTACTCGTCCGCGACCGGCGCGGCCTGGAAGAGGCTCGCACGCTGACGACCGTGATCTTCGATAAGACCGGCACGTTGACGCGCGGCGCGTTCCGTGTGGTGGACGTGGCGACGCAGGATGGCCTCGCGCCAGAGGAAGCCTTGCGATTAGCAGCGGCGCTGGAGCGCGATTCCGAGCACACGATCGCCCAAGGCATCGTCAAGAGCGCCGAGGAGCAGGGGATTGCGGTCCCGACTGCCGAAGACTTCCAGGCGATTCCCGGGCACGGCGTGAAGGCGCGCGTCGACGGCCGGGAGCTGCACGTCGGCGGCCCGGCGTTGCTCCGGCGTCTCGACGCAGCACCGGAGGCGCGGCTGCGCGAGGCAGCAGATCGCGCGGCCGCGCGCGGGCAATCAGCCATCTATCTGCTCGAGGGCGCCCGGCCGCTGGCGGTCTTTGCCGTTGCGGACGCAATCCGTGAGGAATCATTCGAAGCCGTGCAGAAGCTCCACGCGAACGGAATCGCTGTCGTAATGCTGACAGGCGATTCCAAGGCTGTGGCACAGGCCGTCGCCGACGAGCTCGGGATCGACAGAGTCTACGCAGAAGTGCTGCCTGATCAGAAGGCGGCGACGGTCGAGGAGCTGCAACGCCAAGGGAAGCGTGTCGCCATGGTCGGTGACGGGGTGAACGACGCACCTGCCCTGCTCACGGCAGATGTGGGCATCGCGATTGGTGCGGGTACGGACGTAGCAGTCGAAGCTGGCGACGTGGTACTCGTCCGGAACGATCCGCGTGATGTCGCGCGCATCATCGGGTTGAGCAAGGCGAGCTATCGCAAGATGGTGCAGAACCTCTGGTGGGCTGCCGGGTACAACGTGGTCGCGATCCCGCGGGCGGCTGGCGTGCTTGCGGGCCAAGGGTTCGTGCTACATCCGGCCGCTGGCGCCGTCCTGATGTCGGCGAGCACGGTGATCGTCGCGCTCAATGCGCAGTTGCTGCGGCGGGCGGTGCTGTGA
- a CDS encoding DUF4325 domain-containing protein codes for MSRRGERDAIRAFIIQEVQAHPVDIGRVVSERFGISRQAAHYHLKQLVGKGVLKREGRTRNIRYELLAFEKHAAFPVSKQTEEHQIWQEFAEPFLSGLRKNVLDICHYGFTEIVNNVVDHSESPRMLLTLKKSPDSVEIQVRDIGIGIFRKIQEELNLEHQREAVFELSKGKLTTDELHHTGEGVFFTSRVFDKFSILSGELFLTHRRDQEDWLIEDRHDPMKGTSVSMQIAPTSKQTLQEVFDYYAVPQDDYAFSRTRVVIKLAEQASGPLVSRSQAKRVLGRLSKFKEVLFDFTGIDAIGPAFADEIFRVYRTLHPGVALVPLQMNNQVRRMVERAVRHTPLSDDEPR; via the coding sequence GTGTCGAGACGAGGCGAACGAGATGCGATTCGCGCGTTCATCATTCAAGAAGTCCAGGCTCATCCAGTCGATATTGGGCGGGTGGTGTCGGAGCGGTTCGGTATCAGCCGACAGGCTGCGCATTACCACCTAAAGCAGCTTGTTGGAAAGGGTGTTCTCAAGCGGGAAGGTCGAACTAGAAACATACGATATGAGTTGTTGGCGTTTGAGAAGCACGCCGCCTTTCCTGTCTCCAAGCAAACCGAGGAACATCAGATCTGGCAGGAGTTTGCCGAACCGTTTCTGTCGGGTCTCCGCAAGAATGTCCTCGATATCTGCCATTACGGATTCACAGAAATCGTCAACAATGTTGTTGACCATTCTGAATCGCCGCGGATGCTCCTCACTTTGAAGAAGAGCCCCGATTCCGTCGAGATTCAGGTCCGCGACATCGGAATTGGGATCTTTCGGAAGATCCAAGAAGAACTGAATCTCGAGCATCAGCGTGAAGCGGTTTTTGAGCTGTCGAAGGGCAAGCTGACGACGGATGAGCTCCATCACACAGGCGAGGGCGTATTCTTCACGTCACGAGTCTTTGACAAGTTCTCGATTCTCTCAGGTGAGCTGTTCTTGACCCATCGGAGGGACCAGGAGGACTGGCTTATCGAGGATCGGCACGATCCGATGAAGGGAACGTCCGTATCCATGCAAATAGCACCGACCTCGAAACAGACACTTCAGGAGGTCTTCGACTATTACGCGGTGCCACAGGACGATTACGCGTTTAGCCGGACACGTGTCGTCATTAAACTGGCCGAGCAGGCATCGGGACCACTCGTATCTCGATCGCAGGCGAAGCGCGTGCTTGGTCGGCTATCTAAATTCAAGGAAGTTCTATTCGACTTCACGGGTATTGATGCCATCGGACCAGCTTTCGCTGATGAGATCTTCCGCGTCTACAGAACGCTGCACCCCGGCGTAGCGCTGGTGCCATTGCAGATGAACAACCAGGTTCGGCGGATGGTGGAACGCGCAGTACGGCATACACCATTGAGTGACGACGAACCACGATAG
- a CDS encoding DUF3604 domain-containing protein: MRFLSRIVGTVSSPSERNTAWIPSRRSFMAWLGLSPLLWGWRILPTTSVSGQARDTGVEPRMTVHPRRALAGSHQQVHFELSVGEQPIVAGGGVRIELPVAYLETAPSYWDQPQTNTPEGRGYVRARASNGAKIVITLGGATGGIIECIVMDASLDGGESIEIDYVGIVQSLTWDLAVRVEWRGNAQEPWQSISELPTVDIAPQTARTLFAVAPAELQRDTEFDLAVVLLDQFGNRATGYRGIVTLTSTDPRIELPRPYTFTEADAGVHVFENVKYGTLGFQRIDVTAGELHGRSNYSEVSDALPRLRRYFGESHFHTGSGTNHEGFTTTGAGGDHRGHFTSAEAAYAYLRDVIRLDFGSSAEHDAPAFTDQVWERSQQITDSFNVPGRFTTFFAYEWTAAPSEGHHVIVYPERGGKAFNQRDYPTQRDIWAAFDEQGKPVIMIPHVMWAQPDHRIWSQVSNKYRRVGEIYSLWNNRFLLQPGDEPQRFEEGVDNPWSYQYAWHRGHRIGVIGSSDNHIGHPGANNYTTSTQQAGGLVGVLTSSNTREAIWEALDARRTYATSGVRILLSVTADGHHMGEEYATDQPPQIVVRVAGTNKIQTVEIVKHDSRGYRTIWQHEPDSETGSFEHIDDDFTEDSFYYVRVFQVDEFSRGAWAYPSNEMAWSSPIWVEKSGS; this comes from the coding sequence ATGCGCTTCCTCTCTCGCATCGTAGGGACGGTGAGCTCACCCAGCGAGCGGAACACAGCTTGGATACCATCGCGGCGATCGTTCATGGCGTGGCTCGGCCTATCACCGTTGCTGTGGGGGTGGCGCATCTTGCCTACCACCTCGGTCAGCGGCCAGGCGCGAGACACCGGCGTGGAGCCACGGATGACCGTTCATCCACGGCGCGCGCTTGCGGGCAGTCATCAGCAGGTCCACTTCGAGCTCAGTGTTGGGGAGCAGCCTATTGTGGCGGGTGGTGGAGTGCGGATCGAGCTGCCGGTCGCGTATCTCGAAACCGCGCCGTCTTACTGGGACCAGCCTCAAACCAACACGCCAGAAGGACGCGGGTATGTGCGGGCTCGTGCGTCGAACGGCGCGAAGATCGTCATCACCCTTGGTGGCGCGACAGGTGGCATCATCGAGTGCATTGTCATGGACGCCTCGCTCGATGGTGGGGAGAGCATCGAGATCGACTACGTCGGCATCGTTCAAAGTCTCACGTGGGATCTTGCCGTCCGAGTGGAATGGAGAGGCAACGCTCAGGAGCCCTGGCAATCGATCTCCGAGCTTCCGACCGTCGATATCGCTCCTCAGACCGCTCGCACGCTCTTCGCCGTCGCGCCCGCGGAACTGCAACGCGATACCGAGTTCGATCTCGCCGTCGTCCTGCTGGACCAGTTTGGCAATCGCGCCACCGGCTACCGGGGCATCGTCACGCTCACGAGCACCGATCCTCGGATCGAGCTTCCCCGCCCTTATACCTTTACCGAAGCCGACGCGGGCGTGCACGTCTTCGAGAACGTCAAGTACGGGACGTTGGGATTTCAGCGCATCGACGTCACCGCCGGCGAGCTGCATGGCCGCAGCAACTACTCGGAGGTCTCCGACGCGCTGCCGCGGCTGCGGCGTTACTTCGGCGAGAGCCACTTCCACACCGGGAGCGGCACCAACCACGAAGGATTCACCACCACCGGGGCCGGTGGAGATCATCGTGGTCACTTCACGTCGGCGGAAGCCGCCTACGCCTACCTCCGCGATGTCATTCGCCTCGATTTCGGGTCCTCCGCCGAGCACGACGCCCCGGCGTTCACCGATCAGGTCTGGGAGCGCAGCCAGCAGATCACCGATTCATTCAACGTTCCCGGCCGCTTCACGACGTTCTTCGCCTACGAGTGGACCGCCGCGCCCTCGGAGGGTCATCACGTGATCGTCTATCCCGAGCGGGGTGGTAAAGCGTTCAACCAGCGCGACTATCCGACGCAACGCGACATCTGGGCCGCCTTCGACGAGCAAGGCAAACCGGTCATCATGATTCCCCACGTGATGTGGGCACAACCAGACCACAGGATCTGGAGCCAGGTCAGCAACAAGTATCGCCGCGTGGGCGAGATCTATTCGTTGTGGAACAACCGCTTCCTCCTACAGCCGGGAGACGAGCCACAGCGCTTCGAGGAAGGCGTCGACAATCCCTGGTCGTACCAATACGCCTGGCATCGAGGACACCGCATCGGGGTGATTGGCTCCTCCGATAATCACATCGGTCATCCCGGCGCCAACAACTACACGACGTCCACTCAGCAGGCGGGTGGCTTGGTTGGCGTGCTCACATCGTCCAACACACGCGAGGCGATCTGGGAAGCCCTCGATGCCCGGCGCACCTATGCCACCTCCGGCGTGCGCATCTTGCTCAGCGTCACCGCGGACGGCCACCATATGGGCGAGGAATACGCCACCGATCAGCCCCCCCAAATCGTTGTCAGGGTGGCGGGCACCAACAAGATCCAGACCGTGGAGATCGTGAAGCACGACAGTCGCGGCTATCGAACTATTTGGCAGCACGAACCGGATTCCGAAACGGGCTCGTTCGAGCACATCGACGACGACTTCACCGAAGACAGCTTCTACTACGTTAGAGTCTTTCAGGTGGATGAGTTCTCCAGAGGAGCCTGGGCATATCCAAGCAATGAGATGGCGTGGTCGAGTCCGATCTGGGTCGAGAAGAGCGGTAGTTGA